The nucleotide sequence CTTCAAGGGCGTCCGCTCGACGGCCCGCTCGTAGGGGCGCGCGACGCCGTACATTATTAGGGCGGCCGCCACCGACCGGACCCGCCCCGGAGGTATAATCCACGGACATGAAGAAGATCCTGCTCGTCTCGCTTCTGGCGGCGACCGGAGGGGGCGTGTGGTTCCTGGGCTCCTCGCGCGCCGGCTCGGAAACCTCTCCCCGTCCCGAGGCGCGCCGCGTCCGCGTCGAACGCGGCGACCTCGTCATCCACGTGGTCGCCACCGGCGAGATCAAGCCCGTCAAGGAGGTCGAGCTCAAGTCCAAGGCCAGCGGCCAGGTCGTGCGCTTCCAGAAAGAGCCCGGAGACCCGGTCGAGGCCGGCGAACTCATCGCGGAGCTCGACAAGCGCACCGAGCAGAGAAGCCTCAGCCTGGCCGAGTCCAACCTCATGAGCGCCGAGGCGAACCTCGTCCGCGTGCGCCTTCAGGTCGAGGCCGACCTCAAGACCGCCGAGAGCGAGGCCGCCGCCGCGCGGGAAGACGAGAGCCAGAAAAAGGCCGATCTCGCCCGCCTGGAGCGGCTGGCGGGCGATCTGGTGACCGAGTCCGAACTCGGAGCGGCCCGCCTGGCCGCGCGGCTGGCCGAGGAAAAGGCCAAGCGCGCCGAGGCGGCGCTCGCCTTCATCCGGGGCCGCAAGGACGGCGACGTCAAGCTCGCCGAGGCCGAGGTGCTCCGCGCCCGCGTGGCCGTGGAGGACGCCCGCGAGCGCCTGCGGGACACCGAGATCCGCTCCCCCATCCGGGGCATCCTCCTCAAGAAACTCGTCGAGGAGGGCCAGATCGTCGCCAGCGGAATCTCCGCCTCGACCG is from Planctomycetota bacterium and encodes:
- a CDS encoding efflux RND transporter periplasmic adaptor subunit encodes the protein MKKILLVSLLAATGGGVWFLGSSRAGSETSPRPEARRVRVERGDLVIHVVATGEIKPVKEVELKSKASGQVVRFQKEPGDPVEAGELIAELDKRTEQRSLSLAESNLMSAEANLVRVRLQVEADLKTAESEAAAAREDESQKKADLARLERLAGDLVTESELGAARLAARLAEEKAKRAEAALAFIRGRKDGDVKLAEAEVLRARVAVEDARERLRDTEIRSPIRGILLKKLVEEGQIVASGISASTGGTPIAIVADVSRLYVEANVDETDVLKVRRGQPAEVSLASGSAERFRGRVDLIPPKGELDSNVTVFKVRVAIDEEAFGRAYVGMTASVRIRAAERRNALLVPSEAVRLEDDRAVVHVDGPGGPTPVPVRVGLDNGIRAEILEGLAESQEIWVTRTAPPGESRGGGRYRLRF